One genomic window of Arvicola amphibius chromosome 4, mArvAmp1.2, whole genome shotgun sequence includes the following:
- the LOC119812261 gene encoding olfactory receptor 1361 — protein sequence MRGSNQSSVSEFLLLGLSRDPQQQRFLFLLFLTMYLATVLGNLLIILAIGSDSRLHTPMYFFLSNLSFVDVCFSSTTVPKVLANHLLGTQVISFSGCLTQMYFLFMFVDMDNFLLAVMAYDRYVAICHPLHYTTKMTHKLCVLMVAGSWVTANLNVLLHTLLIARLSFCGDNAIPHFFCDITPLLRLSCSDTHLNELMILTEGAVVMVTPFVCILISYIHITSAVLRVSSPRGRWKAFSTCGSHLAVVCLFYGTIIAVYFNPASAHSSEKDTAATVLYTVVTPMLNPFIYSLRNRDLKGALYKVVHRRTFSV from the coding sequence ATGAGAGGCAGCAACCAGTCGAGTGTCTCCGAGTTCCTCCTCCTGGGACTCTCCAGAGATCCCCAGCAGCAGCggttcctcttcctgctcttcctcaccATGTACCTGGCCACTGTGCTGGGGAACCTACTCATCATCCTGGCCATTGGCTCAGACTCCCGCctgcacacccccatgtacttcttcctcagcaaCCTGTCCTTCGTGGATGTCTGCTTCTCCTCCACCACTGTCCCCAAGGTGCTGGCCAACCACCTACTCGGGACTCAGGTCATTTCCTTCTCTGGGTGTCTCACAcagatgtattttcttttcatgtttgtgGACATGGACAATTTCCTGCTGGctgtgatggcctatgaccgGTATGTGGCCATCTGCCACCCTTTACACTATACAACAAAGATGACCCATAAACTCTGTGTCCTGATGGTGGCCGGATCATGGGTCACTGCCAATCTGAATGTCCTATTACACACTCTGCTCATTGCTCGGCTCTCATTCTGTGGAGACAATGCCATCCCccacttcttctgtgacattACTCCCCTCCTGAGACTGTCCTGCTCTGACACACACCTCAATGAGCTGATGATCCTCACAGAGGGAGCTGTTGTCATGGTCACCCCATTTGTCTGCATCCTGATCTCCTACATCCACATTACATCTGCTGTCCTGAGAGTCTCGTCCCCAAGGGGAAGATGGAAAGCCTTCTCCACGTGTGGCTCCCACCTGGCTGTGGTCTGTCTCTTCTATGGCACCATCATCGCCGTGTATTTCAACCCCGCATCTGCACATTCATCTGAGAAGGACACGGCAGCCACCGTGCTGTACACAGTGGTGACCCCCATGCTGAACCCGttcatctacagcctgaggaacaggGACCTGAAAGGGGCTCTCTACAAAGTGGTCCACAGAAGGACCTTTTCTGTTTAA